The region aaaaaaaaatacttactcgcctgcttgacgccacaccttggccccgagctcgctgctcccgctgattcccttccccctcacttgaagaagcctgtaaaaattgtacacaaaaattattgccaaagctacaaatgacagcgaatagtaagcaactggacataattactcaccgcactcccctgcgCCGATTGGCTAGATGCTGACTCAGTCGCCATTCTTGCAAGttattctgcaatgaaaaaatgaacaaaaaatcaaATCCAAAGCAAACACTGCCACATAcaaagaaatagcaaaaaaaaaaaaaaaattaacaaccacaatggactgttgactgataggacaatgcaaactcaacaagcgacaccacaaagccatacattgcaagagaatacaatagcagatacaacacaatgcagagtatgaaaaagtttcatccagaatagacccccaaaaaaattaaggATAAATAGACCCCTAtgtccaaattaaaaaaaataaaaactaaaaaaaaacaaaaacctttatttaaacagaaaaaaaaaaggcccaatgaaatagcaaactaatgaacgccatactttacaattacaacaagacatgatccaaaacaacaccatcttgtgacatagaaccacagaaatacatcagaaaaagataataaataccattctagataataagcaataaacattacggtacAACCGCTGTtaaaatatacagcaacccaaagataaaccatagtcaaatagaaaaaaaaaacatgggaaaaaaataaaaagggcccccccaaaaaaaacaatacATCCATACTCCAAACTTtacaatgcaaacagtcaaggaaggaagatatatgccatacggttaaaaacgacgtaaaaccatcagagattaaaaaaaaaaaagaaaaatacaattgacaatagaatggcatatagccgcacggaacaatacaatacaaatgaaacctcataaatgtagcccccccaccagcaagaaaagacactcaaggaaagaaaaaaaaaggtaggcAATGCCAAgagcatactttacaataaaacacagcaagacatgagccaagaaaacgccatacggttacccccaacaatagaaaccagaaaaagacatgcaccagaaatttaacaagaaaaaatcagcccAAAAAAAGACATTgaccaaccgcatgacaccagaacaacccaaaaccaatccaaaaccaagcaaggccgaagacaagaaacgccagcatagaacgccagaagtacatcagaaccagattaaaaaacacaatttttcaatacaacccacagtgccataaccgtacaatagcacagaccaaacattgcacaaattaaatcaaaatcaagaaagaaaacacagaataaaaatgcaaagagaaattatatacttacaggttttgaaagcagATTCTCCTCTCTGTGTCTTCTCTGTAgagaatagccttgtgaaagacaatgccaacccccctttttttttatatatatagtgctttttttaagtgtctagacaaagtctagacaattttttgcattttttaaatgaaaacgcatgcgtcgtacaacgcaccacgacgcaagtacttgcgtcgtctgcgttgtcaatacacttcaatggggaataaggcgcatcgacgacgcaaacacgacgcatgcgttttttaaaaggtcggcgccgcccaaaaaatgcaatatgttgcgtttgccgcgccctgacaggtgcgccctaacgccgcatgcggcgtacaacgcaacacaatgcatgacaacgcatgtacatgcggccccattgttaaagatagggccgcacgacgcatgcgttgtcttgcggcgaggacgctgcggcgcacaccacaaatgtgaacgtagccaaagagagcagaaatgttaggagcTGCCAATTCAGCAGCttggtaaatataggaaaactgactgaacagcaatctagtctgaactggtgcataaccaaaaaagacttaaatagcaaatagatcaatggctgccctCAATTTTActatactaaagcaaggaaatgtgcgatacatgaaatgtgaatagcataatggcttgtgaaatctatgaaaaaacacatgagatgcttagcacaagatttggccaaacattgtgagcccatccaccaaacgtcaaggtgacatgtggtggatgggctcacaatttttggccaaatcttgtgctaagcatctcatgtgttttttcatagatttcacaagccattatgctattcacatttcatgtatcgcacatttccttgctttagtacagtaaaattgagggcagccattgatctatttgctaattCAGCAGCTTGTACATTCTGCAAAATAGAGCACACTGGAGAGCTCAGGCACTCAAAGAGTTCAggacgtccacggaagacaacagtgatgGATGATGGCAGAATGCTTCCCATGTTGAAGAAAAAATAATCTACAACAACCACCCAAGTGAAGAGCACTTTCTAAAAAAAAGTTGATCAATCAGTATTTAAGTCTGCAATAAAGATAAGACTTGGTCAACACATGGTGGAGGTGGTGTGATGGcgagggcatgcatggcttccagtgGCCCCGGGTCGCTAGTGgtgattgatgatgtgactgaggaCAGAAGCCGCCGTATTAATCCTGTGTGTACAGGGCGATACTTTCAGCTGAGATTCAATCAAATGCAGCAAGGATGATGGGACAATGCTTCACAGGACAGCTGGACAATGACACAATATATCCTGCGAACGCAAAGAAGTAGAATATTCTCCAATGGTCGAAACATTACCAGATCTCAACcaattgctgcaaagcctcacacaggaAGAGATTAGAGATGTCGACGTCCACGGtctccagacttcaggccatcattgctgcaaaggattaaaaatgaacattttatttatgggaaATTTCCttttccaattacttttgagcccctgaaatgaggaggattTGCAGAAAGATGGCTGCAATTCCCAAACGTTTCACAGGAaaatttttttcctcccctttaattaaacctgaaagtctccacttcCATTACatctcagttgtttaattttacaTCCAAGCTAGcgacctgcagagctgaaatcacaagGACTTGTGATGGTGCGTTCATGCGTGGCTTCTAATGGCAGCGGGTCACTAGTGATTATTGATGATGTCACTGAAGATAaaagcagccggatgaattctgtGTGTACAGGGCGATACTTTATGCTCAGATCCAACCAATTGCAGCAAGGATGATTGGACGGCGCTTCACAgaacagatggacaatggcccaaaacatcctGCAAAAAAGTGGAGTATTCTACAATGGTCGAgtcatcaccagatctcagccccatcgaGCCGCATTTCACAGGCTGAAGACAAAACTGAAGGCAGAACGAGCCACAAACAAGCGACAACTGAAGTCTCTGCAGGAAAGGAGGCAAAGCCTCGCAAAGTAGGAGAGCAGCGATGGCaacgtccatggcctccagacaTCAGGCCATCATTGCTACAAAGGATTAATGAAGAACTTTTTATTTACAGGACAgttcatttgtccaattacttttgagcccctgaaatgaggaggattTGTAGAAAGATGGCAGTCATTCCTaaacttttcacaggagatttttgTTTCTTCCCTTTAATAAACCTGAATGTCTCCACTTCGAttacatctcagttgtttcattttacatCCAAGCTGGcgacctgcagagctgaaatcacaagGATTCCTCACTGGCCTATGATTTCTGCACCTAACTGTATGTTTGTCAGGTTCCTGTCAGGTGTCAGGAtgccgctgtctatttctccatgcagGAGTGGGAGTACATGGAAGGACAGAAGGATCAGTACCAGGACGTCAGGATGAAAAATGACCCAACGAGGAGCGACCAGGACAAAAGCAACATGACTGCAAGAATAATACTCCTCGACCTGGAGATAATCGACTTGTTAAAGGGAAAGGTGAGTGAGAGTCTCTCATGAGATCAATCTGATCTCTATTAATAtaacaggactagtgatgagcgaatgtactctttACTCGAGTTTTCCAGAGCACTCTCGGgtttcctccgagtattttttagtgctcggagatttagttttcatcacctcagctgaatgatttaccgctattagccaggctaagtacagttatatgaaaaagtttgggcacccctattaatcttatgcttaatgttttataaaaattgtgttttttttgcaacagctatttcagtttcctatatctaataactgttggacacagtaatgtttctgccttgaaatgaggtttattgtactaacagaaaacgtgcaatctgcattcaaacaaaatttgacaggtgcataagtatgggcacctcaccagaaaagtgacattaatatttagtagatcctccttttgcaaaaataacagcctctagtcgcttcctgtagcttttaatgagttcctggatcctggatgaaggtatttttgaccattcctctttacaaaacaattccagttcagttaagtttgatggtcgccgagcatggacagccctcttcaaatgatcccacagatgttcaatgatattcaggtctgaggactgggatggccattccagaacagtgtaattgttcctctgcatgattacctgagtagatttggagcggtgttttggatcattctcttgctgaaagatccatcccctgcgtaacttcaactttgtcactgattcatgaacattattgtctagaatctgctgatactgagaggaatccatgcgtccctcaactttaacaagattcccggtgccggcattggccacacagccccaaagcatgatggaacctccaccaaattttactgtgggtagtgttgtgaattagactttttggctccctcttgtggttactagtgatatgactctgggattgtctttcctcagtttggcacccacctgggtcgttagtccaggggtgttgctatataagcttcctggatccttagtccagtgcctggcatcgttgtaatcagatcctttctgtttgctcctgtctgctggtcgtggttcgtgcaaaattaagctaagtcctgcttctttgttttttggttatttgcttgctctcatttttgtccagcttgtactaaatgtgattcctgaccttgctggaagctctagggggctggtgttctccccccgggccgttagacagttcgggggttcttgaatatccagcgtggatattttgatagggtttttgctgaccatataagtcatcttactatattctgctattagctagtgggcctctctttgctaaatacctagcttattcttacgtttgtcttttcctcttacctcaccgttattatttgttgggggcttgtatccaacttttggggtcttttctctggaggcaagaaaggtctttcttttcccttctagggttagttagttctccggctggcgcgagacgtctagaaccaacgtaggcacgttccccggctgctgctatttgtggtgctaggattagatatatggtcagctcagttaccactgccctatgagctggttttttgtgtttgcagacttagtaattatttctgagaccctctgccattggggtcataacagggtagcaagtgtttttcttggaatgctgtgtttttttgccgccatgcataatgcctttttgtatgaccaaacaactcaatcttggtttcatcagtccacagtaccttcttccaaaaagaaattggcttcaccAAATGTACTTTTGCAtaactcagccgactctgtttgtggcgtgcttgcagaaacggcttctttcgcatcactctcccgtacagcttctccttgtgcaaagtgcgttgtatatttgaccgatgcacagtgacaccatctgcagcaagttgatgctgcagctctctggaggtggtctgaggattgtccttgacggatctcaccattcttcttctctgcctttctgatgtttttcttggcctgccacttctggccttaacaagaactgtacctgtgttcttccatttccttactgtgttcctcacagtggaaattgacaggttaaatctctgacacagctttttgtatccttcccctgaacaactatgttgaataatctttgttttcagatcatttgacagttgttttgaggagcccatgatgccactcttcagaggagattcaaacaggagaacaacttgcaagtggccactttaagtagcttttctcatgattgcatacacctggctatgaagttcaaagctcaatgaggttacaaaacccaaaaaagtgctttagtaagtcagtaaaaagtaggtaggagtatttaaaacaagaaaatgataagggcgcccatacttatgcacctgtcaaattttgtctgaatgcagattgcacattttctgttttaatacaataaacctcatttcaaggcagaaacattactgtgtccaacagttattagatatatgaaactgaaatagctgttgcaaaaaaaacaatttttataatacattaagcttaagattaataggggtgcccaaactttttcatataactacatgtgggggttgcctggttgctagggaatccccacatgtaatcaagcaggctagtagctgtaaatcatccagctgcggcgaagaaaacaaaatctccgagcactaaaaaatactcagacaacacccgagcgtgctcggaaaatctcgagtaacgagtatattcgctcatcactaaacaggaCTGAAAAGATGGATAGAATCTGTGGTGATCGGCGTCTGTCACTGTACACAGGAGCACACGGTGGTGAAGAAGACGTCCGGTGATCGTGTGACCCCCTGTATGTCTGGAGGACGGAGCAAGATCCAGAGCCCCATCACAGAACCCCTGCACTCCCCGACACCTGAGAAGAAGGAACTAGAACTGGCCAACAAGATCACTGAgctgctgaccggagaggtgactgctgggagattacactgggggattctgggtgatgagcggagaggtgactgctacaagattatacagtatacactggaggattctgggtgataagaggagactgctgggagattatacagtatacactggaggattctgggtgataagaggagactgctgggagattatacagtatacactggaggattctgggtgatgagactgCTAGGATGTTATACAGTattcactggaggattctgggtgatgagaggagactgctgggagattatacagtatacactggaggattctgggtgatgagaggagactgctgggagattatacagtatacactggagaatTCTTGATGATGTCGGTCTCGTTGGTTGTCAAGTTCCTCTCAGGTGTCTGGACGTCGCTCTCTATTTCTCCGTGGAGGAGTGGGATTATGTAGAAGGACACTGGGATCAGTATAAGCACGTTGTGGTGGAGGAGCACCGGCCTCTTGTATCACCAGGTAAGAGGAGACCTCATTCATTAGATTGTGGCCATTTCCGCATTGACAGATCTAATACAGCCTCACTACTGTCCTAGACATTACATATTCGTGACTGTAATTTGTTTGTATAATTGTTATTTGGTTGTAATATGATTTTGCCGAGTCTGAATGTGTACTAATGATCATGGAAGAGGAGCAAGTCTGCTCTAGGTCTTGGTCTGGAACTCCAGGGGTCTCCTTTCTGCTTCCCCTGATGATTGATGAGAACATCTCAGACACAGTTACTGAGGATCTAGAACCGTTGGAGGATTCCCTATTCTGCGTCTTCTTTTTTTCTGGTGATCAGGGGATTCACCATTAATGTGCATTGAATTCCATTACATTTCTTCTAGATCCTCCATCCTGGATCAGAGGTGGGATAGGGATGGGCCTTTACATTTaaagttgtgattaaaaaaaaatatctatttttatttctAACAGAAAATGCAAGTGATCGTCCTGTAGAAAGTGTCGTGTTATCTCTAGCATATAATGTGAAAGATGAAGATATCCTGTGTCAGTCCTCAAGAGAAAATCCTactacccttaaccccttaatcccgtttgacgtactatcccgtcaaggtgacctgggacttaattccgggtgacgggatagtacgtcatacgcgatcggccgcgctcacggggggagcgcggccgatcgcggccgggtgtcagctgcctatcgcagctgacatccggcactatgtgccaggagcggtcacggaccgcccccggcacattaacccccggcacaccgcgatcaaacatgatcgcgatgtgccaggggtgcagggaagcatcgcgcagggagggggctccctgcgggcttccctgagacccccggagcaacgcgatgtgatcgcgttgctgcgagggtctcctacctccttcctggctgcaggtcccggatccaagatggccgcggcatccgggtcctgcagggaa is a window of Ranitomeya variabilis isolate aRanVar5 chromosome 2, aRanVar5.hap1, whole genome shotgun sequence DNA encoding:
- the LOC143808904 gene encoding oocyte zinc finger protein XlCOF7.2-like, whose amino-acid sequence is MPEKKILDLTNEITELLTGEVPVRCQDAAVYFSMQEWEYMEGQKDQYQDVRMKNDPTRSDQDKSNMTARIILLDLEIIDLLKGKVSESLS